A genomic region of Desulfosarcina ovata subsp. ovata contains the following coding sequences:
- a CDS encoding extracellular solute-binding protein, which yields MAKIALRWLVVSLILMCSAAVGAAAEVVVYTSVDQIFSQSILQDYEKQTGVEVKAVYDVEAAKTTGLVNRLIAEKNRPQCDVFWNSEIGKTIVLREKGVLAPYASPAAKEIPAFLVDKDKCWTGFAARARVLVYNTDMIKEGDLPESIFGLTEPQWRGKVAMAYPLFGTTATHTAAMFTTFGEEKAKNYLQALKANEVVIVDGNSVVRDLVVEGRLPIGFTDTDDVNVAIQAGKPVKMLYPDKKGVGTLLIPNTVALIKNAPHPEEGKKFIDYLLSKEIESKLSFSESANMPVRDGVKTPDHVPAYSSIKAMEVDYYQVAETMPEAARFCQTVFVR from the coding sequence ATGGCAAAGATTGCCCTTAGATGGCTGGTTGTATCGTTGATTCTCATGTGTTCTGCCGCCGTTGGAGCGGCTGCTGAAGTGGTGGTCTACACTTCCGTAGACCAAATCTTTTCCCAGTCAATCCTTCAGGATTACGAAAAACAGACCGGAGTAGAGGTCAAGGCGGTCTACGACGTGGAAGCGGCCAAGACCACCGGCCTGGTCAACCGCTTGATCGCCGAAAAGAACCGGCCGCAATGCGATGTGTTCTGGAACTCAGAGATCGGTAAAACGATTGTCCTGCGCGAAAAGGGTGTGCTGGCACCCTATGCCTCACCGGCTGCTAAGGAAATACCCGCTTTTCTTGTGGACAAAGACAAGTGCTGGACCGGATTTGCCGCCAGGGCGCGAGTCCTGGTTTACAACACCGACATGATTAAAGAGGGCGATCTGCCTGAATCGATCTTTGGACTGACCGAACCCCAATGGCGGGGCAAGGTGGCCATGGCCTACCCGCTCTTCGGTACCACGGCGACTCATACGGCGGCCATGTTCACGACCTTCGGTGAGGAGAAGGCCAAGAACTATCTGCAAGCGCTAAAAGCCAATGAAGTGGTGATTGTGGACGGCAACTCGGTGGTTCGTGATCTGGTGGTGGAAGGTCGGCTGCCCATCGGATTCACCGATACCGACGATGTGAATGTGGCCATCCAGGCAGGCAAGCCGGTCAAGATGCTCTATCCTGACAAAAAAGGTGTGGGCACCCTGCTCATTCCCAACACGGTTGCCTTGATTAAAAATGCACCCCATCCGGAAGAAGGCAAGAAGTTCATTGATTACCTGTTGAGCAAAGAGATCGAAAGCAAACTCTCTTTCAGCGAATCGGCCAACATGCCGGTACGTGACGGAGTCAAGACACCTGACCACGTTCCGGCCTATTCGTCCATCAAGGCCATGGAGGTGGACTACTACCAGGTGGCGGAAACCATGCCCGAAGCGGCCCGTTTCTGCCAGACCGTATTCGTCCGTTAA
- a CDS encoding conjugal transfer protein TraF, whose translation MIRPVITIKMGIWFVAMVLSVACAVAADLSYRDQKRGWYWYEAFPEERQPPDEETTRGPTIPEYSYDRLWNMHPDEFQKHLSRVTKAAVQFPTEKNVGQYLKIQDVARRKSVAFASVVNFVGQKNPQFSTEDVYPVTAPGRVALTDMQEKEYDQVFLEAQNEFGLIMFSRKDCGFCDAQLSILSFFENQYRWPVRSVDVADHPNFAAQFGIGQTPSIILVNKRSRDHLPISSGVISMSDLKKRLYRSIRYMQGKTSPEQWALYEFERQSGHDPLRFISSEQTK comes from the coding sequence ATGATCCGGCCGGTTATCACTATCAAAATGGGCATATGGTTCGTCGCAATGGTGCTTTCAGTTGCCTGTGCGGTTGCGGCCGACCTATCCTACAGGGATCAAAAACGCGGCTGGTATTGGTACGAAGCGTTTCCCGAAGAGAGGCAGCCGCCGGATGAGGAGACAACGCGCGGACCGACGATTCCCGAGTATTCGTATGATCGATTGTGGAACATGCACCCGGATGAATTTCAGAAGCATTTGAGCCGGGTCACCAAGGCCGCCGTTCAATTTCCGACGGAAAAAAATGTTGGGCAATATTTGAAAATTCAGGATGTGGCCCGCAGGAAATCGGTGGCCTTTGCATCGGTGGTCAATTTTGTGGGACAGAAAAATCCGCAATTTTCCACCGAAGATGTCTATCCGGTCACCGCTCCGGGACGTGTTGCCCTCACCGATATGCAGGAAAAGGAATACGACCAGGTCTTTCTTGAGGCGCAGAACGAGTTCGGCTTGATCATGTTCAGCCGGAAGGATTGCGGGTTTTGCGATGCCCAGCTTTCAATCCTCTCCTTTTTTGAAAATCAGTACCGTTGGCCGGTGCGATCGGTTGACGTGGCGGACCATCCGAATTTTGCGGCCCAATTCGGCATCGGGCAAACCCCATCGATTATCCTGGTAAACAAAAGGAGCCGGGATCATCTGCCCATCTCCTCGGGGGTCATCTCCATGAGCGATCTGAAAAAACGACTGTACCGCTCCATCCGATACATGCAGGGCAAAACTTCTCCGGAGCAATGGGCATTGTACGAGTTCGAAAGGCAGAGCGGCCATGATCCGCTGAGATTCATATCGTCTGAACAAACCAAATAG
- a CDS encoding chromate resistance protein ChrB domain-containing protein: MDNYKNIGLLLLLILVCLGTMAMNPAYGRCESSNAVYSTWDIFEVDKLGSIWLIKRFVNPKAQIKIYPKGEAITEGIPFDTPDAKFRRYHNISTYEMFRRHYKVEDPRCKYISRIVHDIEINTWEKKVMSESRPVINAIQKIISEASTSEEIIHKGIIFFDKLYAN; encoded by the coding sequence ATGGACAATTATAAGAACATCGGATTGTTATTACTGCTCATTTTGGTCTGCTTGGGTACTATGGCCATGAATCCTGCTTATGGTCGATGTGAGTCATCCAATGCGGTTTATTCCACCTGGGATATCTTCGAAGTGGATAAGCTGGGCTCCATTTGGCTGATCAAGCGATTCGTTAACCCTAAAGCCCAAATCAAAATCTATCCCAAAGGGGAGGCCATTACGGAAGGCATCCCCTTCGATACGCCGGATGCCAAATTTCGGCGCTACCATAACATATCGACATATGAAATGTTCAGGCGACATTACAAAGTTGAGGACCCGCGCTGTAAGTATATTTCGAGAATCGTACACGACATTGAAATCAATACCTGGGAGAAAAAAGTGATGAGCGAGTCACGCCCCGTGATCAACGCCATTCAAAAAATCATTAGCGAAGCGTCAACATCTGAAGAAATTATCCATAAAGGAATTATTTTTTTCGATAAGCTTTACGCTAATTGA
- a CDS encoding ABC transporter ATP-binding protein, with protein MIEIKHVYKKIQGQPVLEDVSLKIDKQRILALIGPSGCGKTTLLRLLAGLDRPDAGTITINGVRVSDSKHLTPPHQRRLGMIFQDLALWPHMTARQQLEYVIQKQKKRNLELTKKIGRLLDAVNLNGHSDRYPHQLSGGEQQRLAIVRSLAQEPEYLLMDEPFSNLDPILKTELQAFISSVQAETKIGIVYVTHNIKDLERITDRVAIMQKGRLIQVGDKREVVKSPVNQFVERMLQG; from the coding sequence ATGATCGAGATAAAACACGTCTACAAAAAGATTCAAGGACAACCTGTGCTGGAAGATGTTTCGCTGAAAATAGATAAACAGCGAATCCTGGCGCTGATCGGGCCGTCCGGATGCGGCAAAACCACGTTGCTGCGCTTGTTGGCCGGTCTGGATAGACCGGATGCAGGCACCATCACCATCAACGGTGTCCGAGTGAGTGATTCAAAGCACTTGACACCGCCTCACCAGCGACGATTGGGAATGATCTTTCAGGACTTGGCCCTTTGGCCGCACATGACGGCGCGCCAGCAATTGGAATACGTCATCCAAAAACAGAAAAAAAGAAATCTTGAACTTACCAAAAAAATCGGAAGACTATTGGATGCCGTCAATCTAAACGGCCATTCTGATCGTTACCCACACCAGCTTTCCGGAGGCGAACAACAGCGGTTGGCAATCGTCAGGTCATTGGCCCAGGAACCCGAATACCTGTTGATGGATGAACCCTTCAGCAACCTCGATCCGATTCTAAAAACAGAGTTGCAGGCATTCATTTCAAGTGTTCAGGCAGAGACCAAGATCGGAATCGTTTATGTAACGCACAATATCAAAGACCTCGAACGCATTACCGATCGGGTAGCGATCATGCAGAAAGGCCGATTGATTCAAGTTGGTGATAAAAGGGAGGTCGTCAAAAGCCCAGTTAATCAGTTCGTGGAGCGAATGCTGCAAGGTTAG
- a CDS encoding S26 family signal peptidase encodes MLQSLRHRLFGQAKPPQGSKQVTVFFICLWVGILVLTYVGMAVPRHIAFSKTRSLAHRFFFYKDRFRIKDLTTGRHVIISIYSTIVDNCKPCTVVKQIGCNEGEHLSVTDHGYYYCGDNYLGHAKTHSRKGEPVKNFRYDGIVPQGKFFAIGSCPDSFDSRYIGFLDKADVKAIAIPLF; translated from the coding sequence GGATCGAAGCAGGTAACCGTATTTTTCATCTGTCTGTGGGTCGGAATTTTGGTGTTGACCTATGTGGGTATGGCCGTTCCCCGGCATATAGCATTTTCGAAGACCCGTTCGCTGGCGCACCGTTTCTTTTTTTACAAGGATCGTTTCCGAATAAAGGACCTTACGACCGGGCGCCATGTCATCATTTCGATATACTCGACAATTGTGGACAATTGCAAACCCTGCACCGTGGTCAAGCAGATCGGATGCAACGAAGGAGAACATCTTTCAGTCACGGATCATGGATATTACTACTGCGGCGACAATTACCTCGGCCATGCCAAAACCCACTCCAGAAAAGGAGAGCCCGTTAAGAATTTCCGGTATGACGGAATCGTTCCCCAGGGAAAGTTCTTTGCCATCGGTTCGTGTCCGGACAGTTTCGATTCGAGGTATATCGGATTTTTGGATAAGGCGGATGTCAAGGCAATTGCCATTCCCCTGTTTTAA
- a CDS encoding ABC transporter permease: MAPPRLFTWAVIGTFVGIALLPLLYMVLTPFLGGDAPVPLGDTFELRHLTLAGKSLLISFGTALAALVIGAGLAFLITKTDMPGRRWLGHAFILPLLIPPYIHAIVWAHLSPWFLSNLKVDLHSIVGVMIVLTLAYFPFVTLTTMAGLKSIDRSKEEAALMVHKPIQMLGRVTVPLCLPNMLSGAVFVFVFAIINVGVPDILRVRVYPLEIFIQFSAFFDTWKATLLSLPMIFLTVALIVAQRWTMGDRSYVHLGAGENAPVVFRLGRTGGLLLLVCGLLVGCAFFVPVITLLIKSGGFDAYTRVLSTSAKPIFLSFFIAAGAAVLITLLGGSLGYLQQRLAKPSRRFLSLLVFIPFAVPATTMGIGLIGVWNRSCIGWIYGSLTILIIAHMARFIPYAAAVAHAGVGQVGTRLEEAAWLSGAGFLSVLSAIVARLTRRHLVVAAFIVFILAFGELGTTLLVSPPGVETVPVKIYNLMHYGAEEMVAALCIIMMTIIFLISSAFLWVLRK; encoded by the coding sequence ATGGCACCGCCACGACTTTTTACCTGGGCAGTGATTGGCACCTTCGTGGGGATTGCCTTATTACCCTTGCTATACATGGTGCTCACGCCCTTTCTGGGGGGTGATGCACCTGTCCCCCTTGGTGATACGTTCGAGCTTCGGCATCTCACACTGGCCGGCAAGAGTCTGCTGATTTCCTTCGGTACGGCACTGGCAGCGTTGGTGATCGGTGCGGGCCTGGCCTTTCTGATCACCAAAACCGATATGCCGGGGCGCCGTTGGCTGGGTCATGCATTCATCCTTCCCTTGCTTATCCCGCCATACATCCATGCCATCGTCTGGGCTCATTTAAGCCCCTGGTTCCTTTCCAACCTGAAAGTTGATCTGCATAGTATCGTCGGTGTTATGATCGTCCTGACCCTGGCCTATTTTCCTTTCGTGACCCTGACCACCATGGCAGGCTTGAAGTCCATCGACCGAAGCAAGGAGGAGGCAGCCCTGATGGTCCACAAGCCTATCCAGATGCTCGGCCGGGTTACCGTGCCTTTGTGCTTGCCGAACATGCTCAGTGGGGCAGTCTTTGTTTTCGTGTTTGCCATCATTAACGTGGGCGTACCGGACATTCTGCGTGTACGAGTCTATCCGCTGGAAATCTTCATTCAGTTCAGCGCCTTTTTCGACACCTGGAAAGCCACCTTGCTCTCCCTGCCTATGATTTTTCTGACCGTGGCCTTGATTGTGGCCCAACGCTGGACCATGGGGGACCGATCTTATGTGCATCTCGGCGCTGGGGAAAACGCACCTGTTGTGTTTCGGTTGGGACGCACAGGCGGTTTACTCCTGCTGGTCTGTGGGCTTCTTGTCGGGTGTGCCTTTTTTGTCCCCGTCATTACCCTATTGATCAAATCCGGTGGGTTTGATGCCTATACACGGGTGCTGAGCACTTCCGCCAAACCGATTTTTTTGAGCTTTTTCATTGCAGCCGGTGCGGCCGTATTGATAACCTTGCTGGGTGGCAGTTTGGGGTATCTGCAGCAGCGTTTGGCAAAGCCTTCGAGGCGTTTCCTTTCCCTGTTGGTGTTCATTCCCTTTGCCGTTCCGGCCACCACCATGGGAATCGGCTTGATCGGCGTTTGGAATCGCAGTTGCATTGGCTGGATCTACGGCAGCCTGACCATCTTGATCATCGCTCACATGGCCCGTTTCATCCCTTATGCCGCGGCAGTCGCCCATGCCGGTGTTGGTCAGGTGGGCACACGACTGGAGGAGGCGGCATGGTTGTCAGGAGCCGGCTTTTTGTCGGTTCTATCCGCAATTGTGGCCCGTTTGACTCGACGCCATCTGGTAGTAGCGGCCTTCATCGTTTTCATCCTGGCATTCGGCGAACTGGGGACCACCCTGCTGGTCAGTCCCCCCGGGGTTGAAACCGTTCCGGTAAAAATTTACAACCTGATGCATTACGGCGCCGAAGAGATGGTCGCCGCGTTGTGCATTATCATGATGACTATTATTTTCCTTATCTCATCGGCCTTTTTATGGGTACTGAGAAAATAG
- a CDS encoding TolB family protein, protein MLKHSLIIICISVLAFAASNLFADMAFVANVDGNWELFRATDDGRNPIRITTTVHDERDPCWFPDRNKIAYSASDGGIYVANLDSGKTNLILQHDPKRPQITPSVSPDSKKIAFSQFRLPDEKDDTDLMIHYLDSERTSRLLDQPAIQIWPSWSPDGTRIAYASVHCSAECGRIIQELWVAESRGSWSRQLLLTHGFCQQPDWSPDGRRIAFSSDHGGNYDIWIVDLDDWKLQQLTVDKALDVKPAWSPDGKEIAFVSTRSGLMEIWVKNLGRGNLQKLSPFGDRKVECKDVAW, encoded by the coding sequence ATGTTGAAACATTCCTTAATCATTATTTGTATCAGCGTCTTAGCTTTTGCGGCAAGTAACCTATTCGCCGACATGGCGTTTGTGGCTAATGTCGATGGTAATTGGGAGCTTTTTAGAGCAACTGATGATGGCCGGAATCCTATACGGATTACCACCACCGTTCACGATGAAAGAGACCCCTGCTGGTTTCCGGATCGCAATAAAATTGCATATTCTGCGAGTGACGGTGGAATTTACGTGGCAAATCTGGATAGCGGCAAAACCAATCTGATTCTTCAACATGACCCCAAAAGACCGCAAATAACACCCAGCGTTTCTCCTGATTCAAAAAAGATTGCCTTCTCTCAGTTCCGGCTTCCCGATGAAAAAGATGATACGGATCTGATGATCCACTATCTGGATTCAGAAAGAACATCACGCCTGCTCGACCAACCGGCAATTCAGATCTGGCCGTCCTGGTCGCCTGATGGTACGCGAATCGCCTATGCCAGTGTGCATTGTTCTGCTGAGTGTGGAAGGATCATCCAAGAGTTGTGGGTGGCCGAATCCCGAGGAAGCTGGTCCCGCCAACTTCTTTTGACTCATGGATTCTGCCAACAGCCGGATTGGTCACCGGACGGTCGCAGAATTGCCTTTTCCTCTGATCATGGCGGAAATTATGATATATGGATCGTGGACTTGGACGATTGGAAGCTGCAACAATTGACCGTTGACAAGGCGTTGGATGTCAAACCGGCCTGGTCTCCGGATGGTAAGGAGATCGCCTTTGTTTCCACGCGAAGCGGTTTGATGGAAATTTGGGTTAAAAATCTGGGGCGTGGAAATTTGCAAAAGTTGAGTCCATTTGGAGATAGGAAGGTTGAATGCAAGGATGTTGCTTGGTGA
- a CDS encoding RHS repeat-associated core domain-containing protein, which produces MKMKVKTCSTINMRLIAIAAISMIIVALFSGTAVSRNWDWDQNHDCVEGGGGDEGWGKYGYDGVFRGGYTSKECCELYCKVCPVYANTGRYQKTYSDLTIPGIGPTLQIQRTYNSQEWSSSLLGYGWTFNFGRKLIISRDKTGERRIGVLLDTGEKNYYREDLDGTLTRLTEYGANYELIKSGSDTYTIGFSNGTWYDIRSDGKIEKITDKNQNEMVFEYNSVGCLSRITNASGNYIDFTIGANGKIANISDNFGRTIAYAYDENGNLVSVTDPMGHATQYVYNNKNYLVQIIDARGNTVEAISYDNNQPPRVTSLVEKGETYTITYFDDRTEKRDSQGHRWAYYYNDIGVIERIIDPLNNVKRNQLNKITATSIDWQEDLNGKRTTYIYDDFGNIISETDALGNTWTYTYRAGTDLLESETNPLNVVTLYEYDSRGNQTAMVLDSGGANESRWTFTYDAKGNRLSTSGPSGQTTTFTYDSNGMLLQVTDPLGAITTFNYDTFGNLTQQIDANGNITISTYDLNGRLLSATDALGYTISHTYDETGNRVSSVDALGNITNFAYDIHGNITQQTDAMGNTTTFNYNQQGKLIKIIDPLGNETAYSYDAIGNQLSMTDSLGHVTAYQYDAKGQLIRETDPNGNITQYNYDAIGRKLSFNDSQGGLTSFSYDAIGNLIELTDPKGNITSFEYDSQGHLIRKIRPMLEEESFQYDVSGRLIQKIDAKGQRCDYVYDIADRVIEIRYYADSSGDNLIKTVIFSYDNYGNLLSYDNGNVNANYTYDAINRKISETINYGNFSLTNRYSYNGNGLLINYTGPNEIPYQYSYNDINQIVAVSIPGLGDVVKSSFQWNHPQKIVFPGGVSRQLYYDTMQSIENIVAYNPLNNIIMNYSYEYDNARNVIVKNTEHGAYGYSYDSLYHLIQSSNPDLTYDTFAYDLAGNRISSGIGSNTWTYNANNQLTAYEDIAFFYDSNGSATIKNTSGSIETFTYNVENRLSNFARDNSNMSVEYSYDIFGRRIWKEVEGIRTYFHYAEQGLVGEYDSFGNELKTYGYAPDSNWTSDPLFMKQGNDYYWYQNDHLGTPQIMTNSNGDLVWSAKYSSFGFAITDGNSTVENNLRFGGQYFDHETGLHYNFHRYYDPKIGRYLKEDPIGTDGGINVYSYANSNPVNFIDPFGLIAKACVRRFAFGPVAYLFPPRHCYVSFSDGSTISYDNKNVGPDPAPNTWFKACFKIKDQKGKCTCTDKCIKDAMFKCDPSKYKFFSNNCCDCVRRSLKSCGCKVPLGISTANLGF; this is translated from the coding sequence ATGAAGATGAAAGTTAAAACCTGTTCCACGATCAATATGCGGCTTATTGCAATAGCAGCAATCTCGATGATCATTGTTGCCCTTTTTTCCGGCACAGCTGTTTCCCGAAACTGGGATTGGGATCAGAATCATGATTGTGTGGAAGGTGGAGGTGGTGATGAGGGCTGGGGCAAATATGGATATGATGGGGTATTTCGAGGTGGGTACACATCCAAAGAGTGTTGTGAATTATATTGCAAGGTCTGCCCTGTTTATGCCAATACTGGACGCTATCAAAAAACATATTCCGATTTAACTATTCCCGGAATTGGCCCCACCCTTCAAATTCAAAGAACCTATAATAGCCAAGAATGGTCCTCCAGCCTGTTAGGATACGGCTGGACTTTTAACTTCGGTAGGAAACTTATAATTTCCAGAGATAAGACCGGTGAAAGGCGAATTGGTGTTCTTCTCGATACAGGTGAAAAAAATTATTACCGGGAAGATCTGGATGGAACTCTAACGCGCCTCACAGAATATGGTGCAAATTATGAGCTGATTAAAAGCGGATCAGATACTTATACTATCGGATTTAGCAACGGAACTTGGTATGACATTCGATCTGATGGAAAGATAGAAAAAATTACCGATAAAAACCAGAATGAAATGGTCTTCGAATATAATTCGGTTGGCTGCCTAAGCCGGATAACTAATGCTTCAGGCAATTATATCGATTTCACTATAGGCGCAAACGGTAAAATTGCAAATATCTCAGACAATTTTGGACGCACAATAGCCTATGCCTACGATGAAAATGGCAATTTAGTTTCAGTAACGGACCCGATGGGTCACGCTACTCAGTATGTTTACAATAATAAGAATTATTTGGTTCAAATAATCGATGCTCGAGGAAACACCGTTGAGGCGATTTCTTACGACAACAATCAACCGCCACGGGTTACATCGTTAGTAGAAAAAGGTGAAACTTATACTATTACATATTTCGATGATAGGACAGAAAAACGCGATTCCCAGGGCCATCGTTGGGCTTATTACTATAACGATATCGGTGTGATAGAAAGAATCATAGATCCTCTTAATAATGTCAAAAGAAATCAACTAAACAAAATTACCGCTACAAGTATAGACTGGCAAGAGGATTTAAACGGAAAACGTACAACCTATATTTATGATGATTTTGGCAACATCATTAGCGAGACTGATGCTTTAGGAAATACATGGACGTATACTTATAGAGCTGGAACAGATTTATTAGAGTCAGAGACTAATCCTCTAAATGTTGTTACGCTATACGAATATGATAGTAGAGGTAATCAGACAGCAATGGTCTTGGATAGTGGAGGGGCAAATGAAAGCCGCTGGACTTTCACATACGATGCCAAGGGAAATAGGTTAAGCACAAGTGGCCCTTCAGGGCAGACGACAACATTTACCTATGATAGCAATGGAATGTTACTCCAAGTGACCGATCCATTGGGTGCAATAACCACTTTCAATTACGACACTTTTGGTAATTTGACACAACAGATAGACGCAAATGGAAACATTACAATTTCTACCTATGATCTTAATGGTCGATTATTAAGTGCTACCGATGCTTTAGGATATACGATCTCCCATACCTATGATGAGACAGGAAACAGAGTTTCATCGGTTGACGCATTAGGCAACATTACTAACTTTGCCTATGACATACACGGAAATATTACGCAACAAACCGATGCTATGGGAAATACGACAACGTTTAACTACAACCAACAGGGAAAGCTTATAAAAATTATAGACCCTTTGGGAAACGAGACAGCCTATTCCTACGATGCAATTGGCAACCAATTATCTATGACTGACTCACTGGGCCATGTGACAGCCTATCAGTATGATGCCAAAGGACAATTAATAAGAGAAACAGACCCAAACGGCAATATTACACAATATAATTATGATGCCATCGGTCGTAAGTTGTCCTTTAACGACTCTCAAGGAGGATTAACTTCATTTAGCTACGATGCTATCGGGAATCTAATTGAGTTGACTGATCCGAAGGGAAATATAACCAGTTTCGAATACGACTCACAGGGTCACTTGATACGAAAAATCCGTCCAATGCTTGAGGAGGAGAGCTTTCAGTACGATGTTTCAGGTAGGCTAATCCAGAAAATAGATGCGAAGGGTCAAAGATGCGACTATGTTTATGATATTGCGGATCGTGTTATAGAAATACGTTATTATGCTGATTCAAGTGGCGATAACCTTATCAAGACGGTCATTTTTTCCTATGATAATTATGGCAATCTGTTGAGCTATGACAATGGCAATGTTAATGCCAACTATACATATGATGCGATTAATCGAAAGATAAGCGAAACAATAAATTATGGCAATTTTAGTTTGACTAATCGGTACTCATACAATGGAAATGGATTGTTAATAAACTATACTGGCCCTAATGAAATACCGTACCAATACTCCTACAATGATATTAATCAGATAGTCGCAGTCAGCATACCTGGTTTGGGGGATGTGGTAAAAAGCAGTTTTCAGTGGAACCACCCTCAAAAAATAGTATTTCCAGGAGGGGTGAGTAGACAATTATATTATGATACCATGCAGAGTATTGAAAACATTGTTGCTTACAACCCTTTAAATAACATAATAATGAATTATAGCTATGAATATGATAATGCCAGAAATGTTATAGTAAAAAATACAGAGCATGGTGCATATGGATATAGCTATGATTCTCTATACCATCTTATTCAAAGTAGTAATCCAGATTTAACGTATGATACATTTGCTTATGATCTTGCAGGGAACCGTATTTCTTCTGGAATAGGGAGTAATACTTGGACATACAATGCTAATAATCAACTTACTGCATATGAGGACATTGCCTTTTTTTACGATTCCAACGGTAGTGCAACAATTAAAAATACTTCTGGATCAATAGAGACATTTACATATAATGTCGAAAATCGATTATCGAATTTTGCCAGAGACAACTCAAATATGTCAGTTGAATACAGCTATGATATATTTGGTCGGCGAATATGGAAAGAGGTTGAGGGTATTCGCACCTATTTTCATTACGCTGAACAAGGGCTGGTCGGTGAATATGATTCTTTCGGAAATGAGTTGAAAACCTATGGTTATGCACCAGATAGCAACTGGACTTCTGACCCGTTGTTTATGAAACAAGGAAATGATTACTACTGGTATCAAAATGACCATTTAGGTACGCCACAGATCATGACAAACAGCAATGGAGACTTAGTATGGTCAGCTAAATATAGCTCGTTTGGTTTTGCAATTACTGATGGCAATTCAACCGTTGAGAATAATTTAAGGTTTGGTGGACAATACTTTGATCATGAAACAGGATTGCATTACAATTTTCACAGGTATTATGATCCAAAAATTGGGAGATACTTGAAGGAAGACCCGATTGGCACTGATGGCGGAATTAATGTCTATTCGTATGCCAATTCCAACCCTGTTAACTTTATCGATCCATTCGGATTAATCGCCAAAGCATGCGTCAGACGTTTTGCATTTGGCCCCGTGGCATATTTGTTTCCACCAAGACATTGTTATGTTTCGTTTAGTGATGGATCAACGATTTCTTATGACAATAAAAATGTTGGTCCGGATCCTGCCCCAAATACATGGTTTAAAGCATGTTTTAAGATTAAAGACCAAAAAGGAAAGTGCACTTGTACTGACAAATGCATAAAAGACGCAATGTTTAAATGTGATCCAAGTAAATATAAATTTTTCAGTAATAATTGCTGTGATTGCGTGCGTAGATCTCTAAAATCATGCGGATGTAAGGTCCCATTGGGAATTTCTACCGCGAATTTAGGTTTCTAG
- a CDS encoding DUF1573 domain-containing protein translates to MLACALLWGCATAPFGTKTPSPAMTVGSPVYDFEYAGPTQAITHEFKFTNSGNASVSVTGVSVCCGCQAQTAGLLNTPIAPGQEDGILITCTMPRYEGPVKKVVSLHTDAEGGESIPLTIKGMIKRDLVVTPTALSFGTIKKGATVQKRLRVLELSGQQLDIPKVMADPDLYTIETERFDELNHRGVDLTVAFSANVALGTLTDVITLFTNNQRRSKIDVPVVARIVE, encoded by the coding sequence GTGCTTGCCTGTGCGCTACTCTGGGGGTGCGCCACAGCGCCCTTTGGTACCAAAACGCCAAGTCCAGCGATGACAGTGGGCAGCCCTGTCTACGACTTCGAGTATGCCGGCCCGACCCAGGCCATTACCCACGAATTCAAATTCACCAATTCTGGAAATGCTTCCGTTTCAGTTACCGGTGTCTCAGTTTGCTGCGGCTGCCAGGCGCAAACCGCCGGGTTGTTGAACACCCCTATCGCGCCAGGCCAAGAAGATGGGATCCTGATCACATGCACGATGCCGCGCTACGAGGGGCCGGTAAAAAAAGTTGTCAGTCTGCATACCGATGCGGAGGGTGGTGAATCGATTCCTCTGACCATCAAAGGAATGATTAAACGGGATCTCGTTGTCACTCCAACCGCATTGTCTTTCGGCACCATAAAAAAAGGAGCGACGGTACAAAAACGATTGCGTGTGCTTGAATTGTCCGGTCAGCAGCTTGACATACCAAAAGTGATGGCAGACCCGGATTTGTATACCATTGAAACGGAACGATTCGATGAATTGAACCACCGCGGGGTTGACTTGACCGTGGCGTTTTCGGCCAATGTCGCCTTAGGGACACTCACCGATGTGATCACCCTGTTCACCAATAACCAGCGAAGATCGAAAATCGATGTGCCTGTTGTTGCCAGGATTGTTGAGTGA